The following are from one region of the Nicotiana tomentosiformis chromosome 7, ASM39032v3, whole genome shotgun sequence genome:
- the LOC138896231 gene encoding uncharacterized protein, translating into MASKMRSLEQNIKNIQRLGGHKSLSFSDLCMFPHIHFPPGFKTPKFEKYDGHGDPIAHLKNYCNQLRGAGGKEVLLMAYFGESLVGVASEWFIDQDISHWHVWDVMAQTFVKQFQYNIDIALGHNSLSNIKKKPTESFKEYAIKWREQAARVKPPMDNYELITIFLEAQDPDYF; encoded by the coding sequence ATGGCCAGCAAAATGAgaagtcttgaacagaacataaagaacatacagagactaggtggtcacaaaagtcTTTCATTCAGTGATCTATGTATGTTCCCTCATATCCATtttccaccagggttcaagaccccaaaatttgagaaatatgatggacacggtgatcctatcgcccacttgaaaaATTATTGCAACCaactgaggggtgcaggtggaaaagaagtattactgatggcttattttggggaaagtcttgtgggggtagcctctgaatggttcattgaccaagatatctctcactggcatgtctgggatgtCATGGCCCAGACATttgtcaaacaatttcaatacaacattgatattgcGCTGGGTCACAATTCCTTGTCCAATATaaagaaaaagccgactgaaagctttaaggagtatgcaatcaagtggagggagcaagcggctagagttaagccacccatggataactacgaattgatcactatttttctggaGGCTCAAGATCCTGATTACTTTTAG